The following proteins come from a genomic window of Phaeodactylum tricornutum CCAP 1055/1 chromosome 19, whole genome shotgun sequence:
- a CDS encoding predicted protein codes for MRENVSVLSKELKKLLCFLWRHDCVGTSIIVKTRQEISDLLECSVSSTQIIQGGLIGKLLVDVLLENPASTSQYPLGCVYAAARCFLISKGKLVLRSADTSASQVATIMHLFRLAFCSVVGAMSHPLGYMEGAKVLVKTVMERPTMNTFGPMIRQLREIQMQKPKIVDRHFSRNGEIVVQGLIFKPEVWKTLIPRVVGAARLVLSQIFDGKDWEVFLTTTLPLINVRISCGSDDSVHFQVQQASGDVFSESLKLSPQINEIDQDHLSSIVEFCLHGLGLGSMRHSETLGLQDFQVLWGDGALYFYAKSTKEPNDLQVRHFFASLTNYLFPMQDDGKATTSDMVAMQSHHAPSTHASTYFTHRKAHLEDYYDAYHFHLGDKDTQWTYDIPLDVLPEQTIVAALKILYGGEANWLSETQRSMVLTWSTLSKNVVA; via the exons ATGAGAGAAAATGTTAGTGTGTTGAGCAAGGAactgaaaaagctgctaTGCTTCCTCTGGAGAcatgattgtgttggaactagcatcattgtcaagacaagacaagagatcTCTGATCTTCTGGAGTGCAGTGTGTCTTCGACTCAGATCATTCAAGGTGGTCTgattggcaagcttttggttgatgtCTTACTGGAAAATCCAGCCAGCACAAGTCAATATCCCTTGGGGTGTGTCTATGCTGCAGCTAGATGCTTCCTCATTTCCAAGGGCAAGCTTGTGTTGAGATCAGCTGATACATCTGCTTCCCAAGTTGCCACCATAATGCACTTGTTCAGACTGGCTTTCTGTTCTGTTGTGGGGGCTATGAGCCATCCTCTTGGTTACATGGAGGGAGCTAAGGTACTGGTGAAAACAGTTATGGAGAGGCCCACCATGAACACCTTTGGACCCATGATCAGGCAGCTCAGAGAGATTCAGATGCAGAAACCCAAGATTGTTGACAGGCATTTCTCCAGAAATGGAGAGATTGTGGTTCAAGGGCTCATCTTTAAGCCAGAAGTTTGGAAGACTCTCATTCCAAGGGTTGTTGGTGCTGCCAGACTTGTTCTAAGTCAGATCTTtgatggaaaggattgggaAGTCTTTTTGACCACAACTCTGCCTTTGATCAATGTCAGAATATCATGTGGATCTGATGATAGTGTGCACTTTCAAGTTCAACAAGCTAGTGGAGATGTGTTCAGTGAATCTTTGAAGTTGTCCCCTCAGATCAATGAAATTGACCAAGATCATCTGTCATCAATTGTTGAGTTCTGTTTACATGGTCTGGGTCTTGGCAGTATGAGGCATTCAGAAACTTTAGGCCTCCAAGATTTTCAAGTTCTCTGGGGGGATGGTGCTTTGTACTTCTATGCCAAATCTACAAA AGAGCCTAATGATCTTCAAGTTAGACATTTCTTTGCAAGTCTGACCAACTATTTGTTCCCTATGCAAGATGATGGGAAGGCCACCACTTCTGACATGGTTGCCATGCAGAGTCACCATGCTCCTTCTACTCATGCCAGTACCTACTTTACTCATAGAAAGGCTCATCTTGAGGACTACTATGATGCCTACCACTTTCATCTTGGAGACAAGGATACTCAGTGGACCTATGATATTCCCCTGGATGTTTTGCCTGAGCAAACcattgttgctgctctcaAAATCTTGTATGGTGGAGAAGCAAATTGGCTGTCAGAGACTCAGAGGAGTATGGTTCTGACATGGTCCACATTATCCAAGAATGTGGTAgcctaa
- a CDS encoding predicted protein yields the protein MKVFRPATWFLYGAALVANLVSVKGQAPVDLVFIIDESGSMGDDQAQIANRANQITAALDSATAGNFRVGLVGYGASAFGGFPRKVGTLTDDASMFGAAVASLETSGGTEPGFVATELTAEDSLLYTTTSDSTKLDGSSAGTSFPGPAGFCAVLITDEPSNGDGATTLADAKTALDNASNSVFFGVVPSNQLSSTGGTYGDLAAQTGGSVVDISLFRSSDVAAEAIIADILLGCVGVISTNAGCSTNGPYQTTTPEIVLSGSPSCTDGSMPISALWSSPDSEVVFSDTTNPAMATISTAGNYSVCHTVECTDNTSPSMNVTNQCCTAVEYNPPIPICANEIIGFTLIDPDTDAEIGPLGDYDESAYPSGVNIRADYSPCSTADFIDSVRVTFDDPSVSFCELDTPYSVFRDSPEGDYRAVVIPVGVHTVSATPYLSADCSSDAGATFSQTFEVTPTPPACLNEIIGFTLIDPDTDAEIGPLGDYDESAYPSGVNIRADYSPCSTADFIDSVRVTFDDPSVSFCELDTPYSVFRDSPEGDYRAVVIPVGVHTVSATPYLSADCSSDAGATFSQTFEVTPTPPACLNEIIGFTLIDPDTDAEIGPLGDYDESAYPSGVNIRADYSPCSTADFIDSVRVTFDDPSVSFCELDTPYSVFRDSPEGDYRAVVIPVGVHTVSATPYLSADCSSDAGATFSQTFEVTPTPPACLNEIIGFTLIDPDTDAEIGPLGDYDESAYPSGVNIRADYSPCSTADFIDSVRVTFDDPSVSFCELDTPYSVFRDSPEGDYRAVVIPVGVHTVSATPYLSADCSSDAGATFSQTFEVTVIAGPCVTGFMLYDSVMDSVVADSILMGGEIMEGSVVPAGRPCKLNIEAVADGCPGFDIVSVRLQLRDATTNAGIKGRREIDAPYMLYGDKDGDIRNGSVPAGKYRIRAAAILDGESSYQDYYEIDFEFDVCAGGTRSLRGNSDAY from the exons ATGAAGGTTTTCCGTCCAGCAACATGGTTTCTTTACGGGGCTGCTCTTGTTGCCAATTTGGTTTCCGTCAAAG GCCAAGCACCGGTTGATCTCGTTTTTATTATTGACGAATCGGGAAGCATGGGCGACGACCAGGCCCAGATTGCCAACCGTGCCAACCAGATTACGGCCGCGCTTGACTCGGCAACTGCTGGAAACTTCCGCGTTGGTCTAGTTGGATACGGCGCGAGTGCTTTCGGAGGCTTCCCTCGTAAAGTCGGGACGCTTACAGACGACGCTTCGATGTTCGGAGCTGCCGTAGCTTCTCTCGAGACTTCTGGGGGGACCGAACCCGGTTTTGTGGCAACCGAACTCACTGCGGAAGACAGCCTTTTGTACACGACGACCTCGGACTCCACAAAGCTCGATGGATCGTCTGCAGGGACCTCTTTTCCCGGTCCTGCCGGCTTCTGTGCCGT CTTGATTACGGATGAACCTTCCAACGGTGATGGAGCCACAACGCTTGCGGACGCAAAGACTGCTTTGGACAATGCCAGCAACAGCGTGTTTTTTGGTGTCGTCCCGAGCAACCAACTCTCCAGTACAGGAGGTACTTACGGAGATCTTGCTGCGCAGACAGGAGGTAGTGTTGTCGACATCAGCCTCTTCCGTAGCAGCGATGTGGCTGCTGAAGCCATCATTGCCGATATTTTACTCGGATGTGTGGGTGTGATTTCGACCAATGCCGGATGCAGCACTAATGGTCCCTACCAAACTACAACCCCGGAGATTGTGCTCTCTGGGTCTCCCTCATGCACGGATGGAAGCATGCCGATTTCCGCTCTGTGGTCGAGTCCAGACTCCGAAGTGGTCTTTTCCGACACGACTAATCCTGCGATGGCGACGATTTCAACCGCTGGTAATTATTCCGTTTGCCATACAGTTGAATGCACCGACAATACGTCTCCGTCCATGAACGTCACCAATCAGTGTTGCACAGCCGTAGAATACAATCCCCCAATCCCTATTTGCGCGAACGAGATTATTGGATTCACCTTGATTGACCCGGATACGGATGCTGAGATTGGTCCTCTGGGCGACTATGATGAGAGTGCTTACCCGTCGGGAGTGAACATTCGTGCGGACTATTCTCCTTGCTCGACGGCTGActtcattgacagtgttCGGGTGACATTCGACGATCCGAGTGTTTCGTTCTGCGAATTGGATACGCCGTACTCGGTCTTCCGCGATTCCCCGGAGGGAGACTACCGTGCCGTTGTCATTCCGGTTGGAGTCCACACTGTGAGCGCGACGCCCTACCTGAGTGCTGACTGTTCCTCGGACGCTGGAGCGACCTTCAGTCAGACGTTTGAAGTGACTCCTACGCCCCCGGCTTGCTTGAACGAGATTATTGGATTCACCTTGATTGACCCGGATACAGATGCTGAGATTGGTCCTCTGGGCGACTATGATGAGAGTGCTTACCCGTCGGGAGTGAACATTCGTGCGGACTATTCTCCTTGCTCGACGGCTGActtcattgacagtgttCGGGTGACATTCGACGATCCGAGTGTTTCGTTCTGCGAATTGGATACGCCGTACTCGGTCTTCCGCGATTCCCCGGAGGGAGACTACCGTGCCGTTGTCATTCCGGTTGGAGTCCACACTGTGAGCGCGACGCCCTACCTGAGTGCTGACTGTTCCTCGGACGCTGGAGCGACCTTCAGTCAGACGTTTGAAGTGACTCCTACGCCCCCGGCTTGCTTGAACGAGATTATTGGATTCACCTTGATTGACCCGGATACAGATGCTGAGATTGGTCCTCTGGGCGACTATGATGAGAGTGCTTACCCGTCGGGAGTGAACATTCGTGCGGACTATTCTCCTTGCTCGACGGCTGActtcattgacagtgttCGGGTGACATTCGACGATCCGAGTGTTTCGTTCTGCGAATTGGATACGCCGTACTCGGTCTTCCGCGATTCCCCGGAGGGAGACTACCGTGCCGTTGTCATTCCGGTTGGAGTCCACACTGTGAGCGCGACGCCCTACCTGAGTGCTGACTGTTCCTCGGACGCTGGAGCGACCTTCAGTCAGACGTTTGAAGTGACTCCTACGCCCCCGGCTTGCTTGAACGAGATTATTGGATTCACCTTGATTGACCCGGATACGGATGCTGAGATTGGTCCTCTGGGCGACTATGATGAGAGTGCTTACCCGTCGGGAGTGAACATTCGTGCGGACTATTCTCCTTGCTCGACGGCTGActtcattgacagtgttCGGGTGACATTCGACGATCCGAGTGTTTCGTTCTGCGAATTGGATACGCCGTACTCGGTCTTCCGCGATTCCCCGGAGGGAGACTACCGTGCCGTTGTCATTCCGGTTGGAGTCCACACTGTGAGCGCGACGCCCTACCTGAGTGCTGACTGTTCCTCGGACGCTGGAGCGACCTTCAGTCAGACGTTTGAAGTGACGGTTATTGCAGGACCCTGTGTAACTGGCTTTATGCTCTATGATTCTGTCATGGATTCGGTTGTGGCTGATAGCATCCTTATGGGTGGTGAAATTATGGAAGGGTCCGTGGTGCCAGCCGGTCGCCCATGTAAACTGAACATTGAAGCTGTTGCCGACGGATGTCCCGGCTTTGATATTGTCTCGGTGCGATTGCAGTTGCGCGATGCAACGACTAATGCTGGCATCAAAGGCAGACGCGAGATCGACGCACCGTACATGCTGTATGGTGATAAGGATGGAGACATTCGGAACGGTTCCGTGCCTGCTGGTAAATACCGCATTAGGGCCGCTGCTATACTCGACGGAGAAAGCAGTTACCAGGATTATTACGAGATCGATTTCGAATTTGATGTCTGTGCTGGTGGTACACGATCGCTTCGTGGCAATTCTGATGCATACTAA
- a CDS encoding predicted protein, whose translation MIFSLLSGADTSIFLGSIVFLLVFVIGAENGVSSAIFALHTLIFVPSLISLIWRWRTCRYDVLFGDWAEDVGSRSTKQPLNPSSLSLENQQVLLNRVETALSTSPMTNVLVMAPSIALFYILLVRLFVGQDIFAGDPSQLDYGWKFGIVNGEDNIAFVPEFNSYGHWIQGVLSAAFAFPSLNATVCQFLMCRAFRKASFYGPTSSGLFRTVHFASWVLTIYPAYNLVKRFYRYSEAFAGSSFGNNGLEWAYGFMNGIAVGQMVTSIHRHTLFVWIRTDGQTFEALSRERDSWVVRGGGCTAFSGGFCVCLGILEAMLGLLLVFSVLSAAALFGLTWHGCLGGGNDCLNYEADVDTRTLLFGFCIIPTVIICYAALQECWRLKNGQHI comes from the coding sequence ATGATCTTTTCCTTGCTTTCCGGCGCGGATACATCAATCTTCCTTGGAAGCATTGTTTTCCTACTCGTATTTGTGATAGGTGCAGAAAACGGGGTTTCCTCAGCAATTTTTGCCTTGCACACATTAATTTTCGTGCCATCTCTCATCAGCTTAATCTGGCGTTGGCGTACTTGCCGATATGATGTTCTGTTTGGAGACTGGGCTGAGGACGTCGGCTCTCGTTCGACCAAGCAACCTCTGAATCCTTCTTCACTTTCACTGGAAAACCAACAAGTTCTTTTAAATCGCGTAGAGACAGCCCTGTCGACGTCACCGATGACGAATGTGTTGGTGATGGCGCCGTCTATTGCTCTGTTTTACATCTTGCTCGTCCGCCTATTCGTCGGTCAGGATATCTTCGCTGGCGACCCCTCCCAGCTAGACTACGGATGGAAGTTTGGTATTGTTAATGGTGAAGATAACATTGCCTTCGTTCCCGAGTTTAATTCATACGGACACTGGATTCAAGGTGTGTTGTCTGCCGCTTTCGCTTTTCCGAGTTTGAATGCCACTGTGTGCCAGTTTTTAATGTGCAGAGCGTTTCGGAAAGCTTCCTTTTATGGACCCACTAGTAGTGGACTTTTTCGAACAGTTCACTTCGCTTCCTGGGTTCTCACAATATACCCGGCCTACAATCTCGTGAAGCGTTTTTACCGATACTCGGAAGCCTTTGCCGGGTCATCCTTCGGTAACAACGGCTTGGAGTGGGCGTACGGATTTATGAATGGTATAGCTGTGGGGCAAATGGTTACTTCGATTCACCGTCACACTCTTTTCGTATGGATTCGAACAGATGGCCAAACGTTTGAGGCTTTGTCGCGAGAACGTGACTCGTGGGTTGTTCGCGGTGGTGGCTGCACTGCCTTTTCTGGGGGCTTTTGTGTGTGTCTGGGCATACTGGAAGCGATGCTTGGCCTGTTGCTGGTGTTTTCGGTCTTGTCAGCGGCAGCTTTGTTCGGCTTGACGTGGCATGGGTGCTTGGGCGGTGGTAACGACTGCTTGAACTATGAAGCCGACGTCGATACCAGAACACTATTGTTTGGATTCTGCATTATTCCAACAGTAATTATATGTTATGCAGCGCTACAGGAATGTTGGCGTCTGAAGAACGGGCAGCACATTTGA